The DNA segment TTTGCAGGTGGAGAAGATGAAATTTATAATGTTTATGATCAAGCCTGGAGAGGTGGCAAAGATATGGCCCAGAGTATTTATAGGCCCAGTAAAAATCTGGACAAGGACATGTATGGTGATGACCTAGAAGCCAGAATAAAGACCAACAGGTGCCAAGCCATACAACTCAATTTCAGTGTTTACACTGGTGAAAGCAAAGTACTTcatagtcttttctctttttccttagatTTGTTCCTGACAAGGAGTTTTCTGGTTCAGACCGTAGACAGAGAGGCCGAGAAGGACCAGTTCAGTTTGAGGAAGATCCTTTTGGTTTGGACAAGTTTTTGGAAGAAGCCAAACAGCATGGTGGCTCTAAAAGACCCTCAGATAGCAGCCGCCCCAAGGAACATGAGCATGAAggcaagaagaggaggaaggaataggCACAGGTCTCTTCAAAGTGAATGAACTCTTACCCATAACCCTAATGATGCAAGTCATATGGGGGAACACTTTGTAAATGGTCAAGATAAAAACCAAATCTGGGTGCCAGATCCCGGCACTACTTTTTATTACTGGAGAATGGGGGGGATAGAAAATTCTACTTtgaattatttagtttttttttaaagagtgggTTGTGTTTGTGCTTCTCCCACCTTTCAGCATTTATAGAACATGCTGCCCCACATACAAAGTCAAGACCACTTCCTTTTGTGTGACACTAGTAGTTTGGGGTTAATATTTAGTGTAAGAACAGCTGCATATGAGTAAAGTTACCCCAACCACAGTGAGGAGGAAGATTTTCACATACTGGAACTGTCCTGCCAAATAAATTTTGCCCCTATTGTGCTCTGTTTTAATTTGGAGTGGGCAAAGTAATCTCTTGCTTGGTGCAActatttgtttcaaataaaaacatttagacAAAATTCTCAGTTATGTTAACTTTATTAATAGGCTGCATGCTCAAAAATCTTTCTCTTCATCATCAGATGTTTGCGAAAGTTTTGGCCTTTGAGTGTGAACCTGgagctaaaaaaataaataagcactgTAAGGAAGGAAAGGCAATGTCTGCAAAAACATTCAAACCGAAAATCACTTTATTAGGGAGTCAGTATGAATAACCCAGGCAGTTTTTATTTGtccattgttcttttgttttctcctcaAATTCCTTTTACCATCTTTGTTGATATTATGACTCCCTAACCtcaattaaaaattgtaaatcaggccggggcagtggctcaggcctgtaatcccagcattttggcaggctgaggcaagaggattgcttgaggccaggagttcaagaccaccctgcaacacagcaaggccctgtctcattaaaaataaatttaaaaataaaataataatagtacatcAATTTGGCCCAAGATCACATGGTGGGTAAGCCAAGATTTCAGCCCCAGCTTGCCTGATGTGAAAAGCAGActgctggccaggcactgtggctcacgcctgtaatcccagcacaaggcaggcagatcgcctgaggtcaggagttcgagaccagcctgaccaacatggtgaaacccaatctctactaaaaatacaaagaaatattagccgtgcgtggtggcgcatgcctgtaatcccagctatttgggaggttgaggcaggaaaatcgcttgaacccaggaggcagaggttgcagtgagccgagatcgcaccattgcactctagcctggacaacaagagcgagactgtctcaaacaaaaagaaaagtagacTGCTATGTCCACTGTGTTATATATCTTGCTACCCATTAAAGGGTCATCTAGTACTTTCCTGGACATTTTAAAACTGGGCACTCTACCaacgcccccccccccccctttttttgagataggagtttcgctcttgttgcccaggctagagtgcaatggtgcgatcttagctcgctgcaacctctgtctcctgggttctcctgcctcagtctcctgagtagctgggactacaggcatgtgccaccacacccatctaattttttttgtatttttagtagagacggggtttctccatgttggtcaggctggtctcgaactcccgacctctggtgatccccccgcctcggcctcccaaagtgctgggattacaggcatgaaccaccgcgcctggcctaccacCCCACCATTCTTAACAAGCATTAAGGCAGCTTCAGTTACAAATCTCTCAAAGTCCCCATCATTCCACATTTATGATCtatttaattgatacataattaaatattacctacatgtatatatgtatctggTATAGAAATAAACTTACCTTTACTCCATCTATAATATGATTTTCCTGTTGTAGTACATTCCGAACTTCTTCTTCTGAAGAAAACTGAACCCAACCCAAACCTCTGTGAAAGCCAGTCGTCTTgtcctaaaaattcaaaatataggaAAAGATTAATCATGAACTTGAGAAAGTTTCCATGAGTTCCAAATCAAACTACCAACTTTTTCATCTGCCAAAAATcggactttttaattttaatttttttttttttttaggcagggtcttgctctgtcacccaggctggagtgcagtggtatgaacccaactcactgcagcctcaacttcctgggttcaagcaatcctcccacctcagcctcttcagtagctaggatgacaggtacataccaccatgtctgccttattttttacattttttgcagagatggggtcttgccatcttacccaggccggtctcgaactcctgggcctccctccgaaagtgctggaattacacacgtaagccaccatgcccagccaaaaataggATCACAGACATTTATAAGTGTCAGTAACCTTGCTTTACACCCTTCCTGATTACCCAAGGCTAAATCCCTGTGTTGTTAAACTTCCTGTTTTCCTTGCTGCCATTAGAGAAGATACGGGTCATGAGCTTTCTGTGTCATTCTAGATGCAAACCATACTAACAGTAATAGCTAAGGGAAATTTTGATCAGAACTCTTGTTCTAAGCCTCGTTTCTAGAAACTAGATTAAGCCTCAAAGCCTTGTTGCACTCATTTCTGAATCCAGtcaccctcaccaccaccacGACTATCATCACATGTTcctaataaaaaacaagaaaagataaTATTTAGCCCTTACTCAACCTAGTTACAGACTTCTGGTTAATTTAAACAATTTTGCTACTTGTGCAAAAGTTTCAACCTATACATCACATACGGAAAGCAGATTCTAGAGTGCCTGGATGTACCCTGCCCCTCCAGCCCTTCAACAGAAATTAAGATGTCTAGTCCCTGTAGATGACAAACTGGTCCTCATTAGTCTCATTCAAGTTATGCTGTGCTTtgccaaaaaaaccaaaatcttACAATTGCTCCTTTACTTCAAGGGTAACTTTATAAGGATTAACCTAGAATATAGGGGAAGTTTCTGGTGATGTCCCAATGATCCATTCATTGTAGATACGACAATTCCTAAAGCATTCCTTTATTGTCATGTGACCACTTCCACAGTCAAAGGCATTAAGaaatttgtttatattaaaacataggccaggtgcagtggctcaatccaagcactttgggaggctgaggtgggtggatggcttgaggtcaggagttcgagaccagcctggccaacatggtgaaactccatctctactaaaaacac comes from the Symphalangus syndactylus isolate Jambi chromosome 8, NHGRI_mSymSyn1-v2.1_pri, whole genome shotgun sequence genome and includes:
- the SLIRP gene encoding SRA stem-loop-interacting RNA-binding protein, mitochondrial isoform X2, which produces MAASAARGVVALRRNINRPVVFVRRIPWTAASSQLKEHFAQFGHVRRCILHFDKTTGFHRGLGWVQFSSEEEVRNVLQQENHIIDGVKVHTQRPKLSQTSDDEEKDF
- the SLIRP gene encoding SRA stem-loop-interacting RNA-binding protein, mitochondrial isoform X1, giving the protein MAASAARGVVALRRNINRPVVFVRRIPWTAASSQLKEHFAQFGHVRRCILHFDKTTGFHRGLGWVQFSSEEEVRNVLQQENHIIDGVKLQVHTQRPKLSQTSDDEEKDF